One window from the genome of Mycolicibacterium gadium encodes:
- the guaA gene encoding glutamine-hydrolyzing GMP synthase — protein sequence MTTGSPRPVLVVDFGAQYAQLIARRVREARVYSEVIPHTATVEEIKARDPQAIVLSGGPASVYEDGAPQLNAEVFDLGVPVFGICYGFQAMAQALGGTVARTGTSEFGRTELEVTGGELHSDLPTTQPVWMSHGDAVTVAPEGFEVVATSSGAPVAAFENRAKGLAGVQYHPEVMHSPHGQQILSRFLHEFAGIDSTWTPANIADALVEQVREQIGDGRAICGLSGGVDSAVAAALVQRAIGDRLTCVFVDHGLLRAGERAQVQRDFVAATGANLVTVDVADRFLEALSGVTDPEGKRKIIGRQFIRAFEGAVRDIVGDTGSEVEYLVQGTLYPDVVESGGGSGTANIKSHHNVGGLPDDLKFKLVEPLRLLFKDEVRAVGRELGLPEEIVARQPFPGPGLGIRIVGEVTAQRLDTLRRADSIAREELTSAGLDHQIWQCPVVLLAGVRSVGVQGDGRTYGHPIVLRPVSSEDAMTADWTRVPYEVLERISTRITNEVREVNRVVLDITSKPPGTIEWE from the coding sequence GTGACAACAGGTTCTCCCCGGCCCGTGCTGGTCGTCGACTTCGGAGCGCAATATGCGCAGTTGATCGCCCGTCGCGTCCGCGAAGCGCGGGTCTATTCCGAGGTGATTCCGCATACCGCGACCGTCGAGGAGATCAAGGCACGCGACCCGCAGGCCATCGTGCTGTCGGGCGGTCCGGCGAGTGTGTACGAAGACGGTGCGCCGCAGCTGAATGCCGAGGTGTTCGACCTGGGGGTACCGGTGTTCGGCATCTGCTACGGGTTTCAGGCGATGGCCCAGGCACTCGGCGGCACCGTCGCCCGGACGGGCACCAGTGAGTTCGGCCGCACGGAGCTGGAAGTGACTGGGGGAGAACTTCATTCCGATCTGCCCACCACCCAGCCGGTGTGGATGAGCCATGGAGACGCCGTGACCGTCGCCCCCGAAGGCTTCGAGGTGGTCGCCACCAGCTCCGGAGCGCCCGTCGCCGCGTTCGAGAACCGGGCCAAGGGCCTGGCAGGCGTGCAGTACCACCCCGAGGTGATGCACTCCCCGCACGGTCAGCAGATTCTGAGCCGATTCCTGCACGAATTCGCCGGTATCGACTCGACGTGGACGCCTGCGAACATCGCCGACGCGCTCGTCGAGCAGGTGCGTGAGCAGATCGGTGACGGACGCGCGATCTGCGGTCTGTCCGGCGGGGTGGACTCCGCGGTGGCCGCCGCGTTGGTGCAGCGGGCCATCGGCGACCGGTTGACGTGCGTATTCGTCGACCACGGGCTGCTGAGGGCGGGCGAACGCGCGCAGGTACAGCGTGATTTCGTCGCCGCCACCGGTGCCAACCTGGTCACCGTCGATGTCGCCGACCGTTTCCTCGAAGCACTGTCCGGAGTGACCGATCCCGAGGGCAAGCGCAAGATCATCGGCAGGCAGTTCATTCGCGCTTTCGAAGGTGCGGTCCGAGACATCGTGGGGGACACCGGTTCTGAGGTCGAATACCTGGTGCAGGGCACGCTGTATCCCGACGTGGTGGAGTCCGGCGGCGGGTCGGGAACGGCGAACATCAAGAGCCACCACAACGTCGGTGGGCTGCCCGATGACCTGAAGTTCAAACTCGTCGAGCCGCTGCGGCTGCTGTTCAAGGACGAGGTGCGCGCGGTTGGCCGTGAGCTGGGGTTGCCAGAGGAAATCGTTGCGCGCCAACCCTTCCCGGGTCCGGGCCTGGGGATCCGGATCGTCGGTGAGGTGACTGCGCAGCGACTGGACACGCTGCGGCGGGCCGACTCGATCGCGCGCGAGGAACTGACGTCCGCAGGCCTGGACCACCAGATCTGGCAGTGCCCCGTGGTGCTGCTCGCCGGAGTCCGTTCCGTGGGTGTGCAGGGCGATGGGCGGACCTATGGTCACCCGATCGTGCTGCGACCGGTGTCCAGCGAGGACGCGATGACCGCGGACTGGACGCGAGTGCCCTACGAAGTGCTCGAACGCATCTCCACCCGCATCACCAACGAGGTCCGCGAGGTGAACCGCGTCGTGCTGGACATCACCAGCAAGCCGCCGGGCACCATCGAGTGGGAATGA
- a CDS encoding beta-phosphoglucomutase family hydrolase, protein MLGLPERIRATLFDLDGVLTDTASVHKKAWKSMFDEFLTAQAERAGTQFVPFDVDSDYLKYVDGKKREDGVRSFLASRGIELPDGAPDDAPNAQTVFGLGNRKNHAFQHTLQTDGVDVFDGSRRYLEAAVDAGFSTAVVSSSANTREVLELTGLDKFVQQRVDGVTLREQNIAGKPAPDSFLRAAELLGVTPGEAAVFEDALSGVEAGRAGNFGYVVGVDRVGHAEALRRNGADVVVADLAELMSR, encoded by the coding sequence GTGCTCGGTCTACCCGAACGGATCCGTGCCACACTGTTCGATCTCGATGGCGTGCTGACAGACACCGCCAGCGTGCACAAAAAGGCCTGGAAGTCGATGTTCGACGAGTTTCTCACGGCGCAGGCAGAGCGGGCGGGCACCCAATTCGTGCCGTTCGACGTCGACTCCGATTACCTGAAGTACGTCGACGGCAAGAAGCGCGAGGACGGGGTCCGGTCCTTTCTCGCCAGCAGAGGCATCGAGCTGCCCGACGGTGCGCCGGACGACGCTCCGAACGCCCAGACCGTCTTCGGGCTCGGAAACCGCAAGAACCACGCGTTCCAGCACACCCTGCAGACCGACGGGGTCGACGTCTTCGACGGATCTCGGCGCTACCTCGAGGCCGCCGTGGACGCAGGGTTCAGCACGGCGGTGGTGTCGTCCAGCGCAAACACCCGCGAGGTGCTGGAGCTGACGGGGCTCGACAAATTCGTCCAGCAGCGCGTGGACGGCGTGACGCTGCGGGAGCAGAACATCGCGGGAAAGCCCGCTCCGGACTCGTTTCTGCGCGCGGCAGAACTGCTCGGAGTCACGCCTGGCGAGGCGGCCGTGTTCGAAGATGCGCTCTCCGGCGTAGAGGCGGGCCGGGCGGGCAATTTCGGATACGTCGTCGGTGTCGACCGCGTCGGTCACGCAGAGGCTCTGCGGCGCAACGGTGCTGACGTGGTGGTCGCCGACCTCGCGGAGTTGATGTCGCGATGA
- a CDS encoding glycoside hydrolase family 65 protein → MISGNNFIVEPWHIRETALDLSLLDESESLFALSNGHIGMRGNLEEGEPHGLPGTYLNSYYEVRPLPYAEAGFGYPEAGQTVVNVTNGKIVRLLVDDEPFDVRYGELLEHERVLDLRAGTLTRTAHWRSPAGKQVKIVSTRLVSLAQRSVAAIEYTVEAVDEFTRVTVQSELVANEQVPSSVDDPRVAAVLDKPLEAVGHEHSERGAILLHRTRASQLLMAAAMSHDVEVPGRVEVTTGAGEDWATTTVICGLRPGQRLRIVKYLAYGWSSLRSRPALRDQAAAAVSGARYTGWEGLLKSQREYLDDFWDCADVEVEGDPDSQQAVRFGLFHVLQASARAERRAIPGKGLTGTGYDGHAFWDTEGFVLPLLTYTAPYAAADALRWRASTLDLARERAAQLDLTGAAFPWRTIRGEECSAYWPAGTAGWHVNADIAMAFERYRIVTGDDSLEAECGLEVLVETARLWLSLGHHDRHGVWHIDGVTGPDEYTAVVRDNVFTNLMAAHNLRTAAEACLRHPDRAEELGVTDAEMADWRTAADDAFIPFDDELGVHPQCAGFTTLREWDFTSNTEYPLLLHEPYVRLYPAQVIKQADLVLAMQLQSHAFTPEQKARNVDYYERRTTRDSSLSACTQAVMCADVGHLELAHDYAYEAALIDLRDLHHNTRDGLHMASLAGAWTALVAGFGGLRDDDGVLSLDPQLPSGISRLRFRLRWRDFRIKVDANHKDVTYTVRDGPHSFLTIRHAREEIKLGTDRPTTVALRPREPLLPEPQQPPGREPLRRRKL, encoded by the coding sequence ATGATCAGCGGCAACAACTTCATCGTCGAGCCATGGCATATTCGTGAAACCGCGCTGGATCTAAGTCTTTTGGACGAATCCGAATCACTGTTCGCACTGTCGAACGGCCACATCGGCATGCGAGGAAACCTCGAGGAGGGTGAACCACACGGCCTTCCCGGTACCTATCTGAACTCGTACTACGAGGTACGCCCGTTGCCCTACGCCGAGGCGGGGTTCGGCTATCCCGAGGCAGGCCAGACAGTCGTCAACGTCACCAACGGCAAGATCGTCCGCCTGCTCGTCGACGACGAACCCTTCGATGTCCGGTACGGCGAATTGCTCGAGCATGAACGCGTTCTGGATTTGCGTGCCGGCACGCTGACCCGCACCGCACATTGGCGCTCCCCGGCGGGCAAGCAGGTCAAGATCGTGTCGACCCGGCTGGTGTCGCTGGCGCAGCGCAGCGTCGCAGCGATCGAGTACACCGTCGAGGCGGTCGACGAGTTCACCCGCGTCACCGTGCAGTCCGAGCTGGTCGCCAACGAGCAGGTGCCCTCGTCCGTAGACGATCCCAGAGTCGCCGCCGTGCTCGACAAACCGTTGGAGGCCGTCGGGCACGAGCACTCCGAACGCGGCGCCATCCTGCTGCACCGCACACGCGCCAGCCAGCTGCTGATGGCCGCCGCCATGTCTCACGACGTCGAGGTCCCCGGGCGGGTCGAAGTGACCACCGGAGCGGGCGAGGACTGGGCGACCACCACCGTGATCTGCGGTCTGCGGCCGGGGCAACGGCTACGCATCGTGAAATACCTCGCCTACGGGTGGTCGAGCCTGAGATCGCGGCCCGCGCTGCGGGATCAGGCCGCCGCGGCAGTCAGCGGTGCGCGGTATACGGGGTGGGAGGGACTGCTCAAGTCGCAGCGCGAGTATCTCGACGACTTCTGGGACTGCGCCGATGTCGAGGTCGAGGGCGACCCCGACAGCCAACAGGCGGTGCGGTTCGGCCTGTTCCACGTTCTGCAGGCCAGCGCCCGCGCCGAACGTCGGGCCATTCCGGGCAAGGGTCTGACGGGCACGGGGTACGACGGCCACGCGTTCTGGGACACGGAGGGATTCGTGCTGCCGCTGCTGACATACACGGCGCCGTATGCGGCCGCGGACGCGTTGAGATGGCGGGCCTCGACGCTGGATCTCGCCAGGGAGCGAGCCGCACAACTCGACCTCACCGGCGCCGCGTTCCCGTGGCGCACCATCCGCGGTGAGGAGTGCTCGGCGTACTGGCCCGCGGGTACTGCCGGCTGGCACGTGAACGCCGACATCGCCATGGCCTTCGAGCGGTATCGCATCGTGACGGGTGACGATTCCCTGGAAGCCGAGTGCGGGCTGGAGGTCCTCGTCGAGACGGCGCGGTTGTGGCTGTCGCTCGGACATCACGACCGGCACGGCGTGTGGCACATCGACGGCGTCACGGGACCCGATGAGTACACGGCGGTCGTGCGGGACAACGTCTTCACCAATCTGATGGCGGCACATAACCTTCGGACCGCAGCCGAGGCCTGCCTTCGCCACCCAGACCGCGCCGAGGAACTGGGTGTCACCGATGCCGAGATGGCCGACTGGCGCACAGCCGCCGACGACGCGTTCATCCCGTTCGACGACGAACTCGGTGTCCATCCGCAATGCGCCGGTTTCACCACGCTGCGGGAGTGGGACTTCACGTCCAACACCGAATATCCCCTGCTGTTGCACGAACCGTATGTACGGCTTTACCCGGCGCAGGTGATCAAACAGGCGGATCTGGTGTTGGCCATGCAGTTGCAGAGCCACGCGTTCACGCCCGAACAGAAGGCCCGCAATGTCGACTACTACGAGCGTCGCACCACGCGCGACTCGTCGCTGTCGGCCTGTACCCAGGCAGTGATGTGCGCCGACGTCGGCCATCTGGAACTCGCACACGACTACGCGTACGAGGCCGCGCTCATCGATCTACGCGACCTGCACCACAACACCCGCGACGGCCTGCACATGGCGTCGCTGGCAGGCGCGTGGACCGCGCTGGTGGCAGGGTTCGGCGGACTGCGTGATGACGACGGTGTGCTGTCGCTCGATCCGCAACTACCGTCCGGAATTTCACGGCTGCGGTTCCGGTTGCGCTGGAGGGACTTTCGGATCAAGGTCGACGCCAACCACAAAGATGTCACGTACACCGTCCGCGACGGGCCGCACTCATTCCTGACGATCCGTCACGCACGCGAGGAGATAAAGCTCGGTACGGACCGTCCGACGACCGTCGCGCTGAGGCCCCGCGAGCCGCTGCTCCCCGAGCCGCAGCAGCCGCCCGGCCGAGAGCCGTTGCGCCGCAGGAAGTTGTAG
- the phoU gene encoding phosphate signaling complex protein PhoU, translated as MRTAYREQLSGLGARLADMCGLAAKAMDDATRALLEADLSLAEEVIAEQERIAVMGRQAEDTALRLLALQQPVAGDLRTVVCAIHVGADIERMGALAVHVASISRLRHPECALPEDVRASFAEMGRRAVLMAGIAREVLLSSDSETASQMRDLDDAVDAEHRHLFTLLIDNKWHDGVCSAVDVALLGRYYERFADHAVEIGRRVVFEATGGLPWAHGRRPGDAKKLA; from the coding sequence ATGCGAACCGCCTATCGCGAACAATTGTCGGGCTTGGGCGCGCGGCTGGCCGACATGTGCGGCCTGGCGGCCAAGGCGATGGACGATGCGACGCGGGCCCTGCTCGAGGCAGACCTGTCGCTGGCCGAAGAGGTCATCGCCGAGCAAGAACGCATTGCGGTCATGGGCCGGCAGGCCGAGGATACGGCGCTCAGACTGCTCGCGCTGCAGCAGCCGGTGGCCGGCGATTTGCGGACGGTGGTCTGCGCCATCCACGTCGGCGCCGATATCGAGAGAATGGGTGCGCTTGCGGTGCACGTGGCAAGCATCTCGCGGTTGCGCCACCCAGAGTGCGCGCTGCCCGAAGACGTGAGGGCCAGCTTCGCGGAGATGGGTAGACGAGCGGTCCTGATGGCGGGGATTGCGCGTGAAGTACTGCTGTCCAGCGATTCGGAAACGGCTTCGCAGATGCGCGATCTGGACGATGCGGTGGATGCGGAGCACCGTCACCTGTTCACGCTGCTGATCGACAACAAGTGGCACGACGGGGTCTGCTCCGCGGTCGATGTCGCATTGCTGGGCCGCTATTACGAGCGATTCGCCGACCACGCCGTCGAGATCGGCAGGCGCGTCGTGTTCGAGGCAACCGGCGGTCTGCCCTGGGCCCACGGCCGAAGGCCGGGGGACGCCAAGAAGCTGGCCTGA